A genomic region of Persephonella marina EX-H1 contains the following coding sequences:
- a CDS encoding DUF4149 domain-containing protein — protein sequence MSKIIDLLILFILGVLAGFNIFLTFIVAPVLFSNLDNRHAGEIMNLIFPYYFSSGWILGIAVYSLFALKTVKNKEIIKKFKLFVVALGLLIILNMALHKTVLPIARSLNIQYYTLLKEDKKEEAKIVKDKFKKVHAVSSSINLINLILEIYLFQHFLLKIRKKED from the coding sequence TTGAGTAAGATCATTGATCTTCTGATCCTGTTTATTCTTGGAGTATTAGCAGGATTCAATATATTTTTAACATTTATAGTAGCACCTGTTCTTTTCTCAAATTTAGATAACAGACATGCAGGGGAGATCATGAATCTGATCTTCCCCTATTATTTTTCATCAGGATGGATTTTAGGTATAGCTGTATACTCACTTTTTGCCCTTAAAACTGTTAAAAATAAAGAGATAATAAAGAAGTTTAAACTTTTTGTTGTAGCACTTGGACTTTTAATAATACTGAATATGGCATTACATAAAACGGTTCTTCCTATAGCCAGATCGTTAAATATCCAGTATTACACTCTCCTTAAGGAAGACAAAAAGGAAGAGGCTAAAATAGTAAAAGATAAGTTTAAAAAGGTTCATGCTGTCTCAAGTTCAATCAATCTGATAAATCTCATACTCGAGATCTATCTTTTTCAGCATTTCTTATTAAAGATAAGAAAAAAAGAGGATTAA
- a CDS encoding ABC transporter ATP-binding protein gives MSSIAIKTENLKKIYFLEGAQIDALKGIDLEIYEGEMVALMGPSGSGKSTLLHLIGGIDIPTEGKVFIHGTDIFSLNEKRLARFRNENIGFVFQFHYLLPEFTALENVMFPVQIYSKGDAEEKAREILERLGLSHRINHKPSQMSGGEQQRVAIARAIVNRPSIIIADEPTGNLDSRNTETVMKIFREMNDKDNVTIIIATHDKDVANYCKRTIYLRDGILVNE, from the coding sequence ATGAGTAGTATAGCTATAAAAACAGAGAATCTAAAAAAGATATACTTCCTTGAAGGTGCACAGATTGATGCCCTTAAAGGGATAGATCTTGAGATCTATGAAGGTGAGATGGTTGCACTTATGGGACCTTCAGGTTCAGGTAAATCAACACTTTTACATCTTATAGGTGGTATAGATATCCCTACTGAGGGAAAGGTCTTCATACACGGAACAGATATATTCTCTTTAAATGAGAAAAGACTCGCAAGGTTCAGAAATGAAAACATAGGCTTTGTTTTCCAGTTTCATTATCTTTTGCCTGAGTTTACTGCACTTGAAAATGTTATGTTTCCAGTTCAGATTTATAGTAAAGGGGATGCTGAGGAAAAGGCGAGGGAGATTTTAGAGAGGCTCGGTCTTTCACACAGGATCAACCATAAACCATCCCAGATGTCAGGTGGTGAACAGCAGAGGGTTGCTATAGCAAGGGCGATAGTAAACCGCCCCTCAATCATTATAGCTGATGAACCTACAGGTAATCTTGACAGCAGGAATACAGAAACAGTAATGAAAATTTTCAGGGAAATGAACGATAAAGATAATGTGACCATAATCATTGCAACACACGATAAAGATGTAGCAAATTATTGTAAGAGAACTATATATCTGAGAGATGGGATTTTGGTCAATGAATAA
- a CDS encoding HAMP domain-containing protein: protein MTEKRSSVLNQISVIILLGSFFGAFFVGFLVYLLISEHDKEGALKKAFFSYIITQAVFLVLVYIIRLSIDKTIISKIKSITRAMDEVSLGNLDVEVKASGNDELTDLAESFERMRISMKTIIEKLER, encoded by the coding sequence ATGACTGAGAAGAGGTCTTCTGTTTTAAACCAGATATCTGTTATTATCCTGCTTGGATCTTTTTTTGGAGCGTTTTTTGTAGGTTTTCTTGTCTATTTACTTATCTCAGAACACGATAAGGAGGGAGCTTTAAAAAAAGCATTTTTTTCTTATATTATTACCCAGGCTGTGTTTCTTGTTCTTGTTTACATTATAAGGTTAAGTATAGATAAAACTATAATCTCTAAAATAAAAAGTATAACCAGAGCTATGGATGAGGTAAGTCTCGGAAATCTTGATGTTGAAGTTAAAGCATCTGGAAATGATGAACTGACTGATCTTGCAGAATCTTTTGAGAGAATGAGAATCAGTATGAAAACAATTATTGAAAAATTAGAAAGATAA
- a CDS encoding sodium-dependent transporter produces MVHKREQWGTRIGLILAVAGNAIGLGNFLRFPVQAADNGGGAFMIPYMISFILLGIPLIWVEWALGRYGGERGHGTAVAVFDLIWRHPLAKYIGIFGVLIPLVVVVYYTYIESWTLIYSFFHLINEVPSTPLTADIKDYLKPFNDFLGGIIGASSGSDIFFTPPLETYLFFLVTLLLNLYIIYRGVSAGIEKVAKFAMPLIFIMAIILVIRVFTLTSPDGRNFLDGLGFLWNPDFSALKDPKVWLAAAGQIFFTLSIGFGAILTYASYLKPKSDVALNGLASASVNEFAEVILGGSIAITASVIFFGIAGTQYIASEGAFNLGFMALPAIFANIPYGAFFGFLWFLLLFFAGITSSIALMQPAMAFLEDEFGLSRDRAVKYLGAFLFVSSHIPIFLKGALDELDFWVGTFALVIFALFEVITFVWILGIPQLSEKLQEKSLLSKIFIVLKHSPEYAWKELNRYADIKIPRIFYYILSYIAPLFLIVILLWWFVTTLPAKFIPEHINGWIARLFILFVFILGVVLVKKSWERKYGRTSS; encoded by the coding sequence ATGGTTCATAAGAGAGAGCAGTGGGGAACAAGGATCGGACTTATACTTGCAGTGGCGGGAAATGCTATTGGACTTGGAAACTTTCTGAGATTCCCCGTTCAGGCTGCCGATAATGGTGGCGGAGCTTTTATGATCCCATACATGATATCTTTTATCCTCCTTGGTATACCTTTAATCTGGGTTGAGTGGGCACTTGGAAGGTATGGTGGAGAGAGAGGACACGGAACAGCTGTCGCCGTTTTTGATCTTATATGGAGACATCCTTTGGCAAAATATATAGGGATATTTGGTGTTCTAATACCTCTCGTTGTTGTTGTTTATTACACTTATATAGAGTCCTGGACACTAATATACTCATTTTTTCATCTTATAAATGAGGTTCCGAGCACACCTCTCACAGCTGATATTAAAGATTACCTTAAGCCTTTTAATGATTTTCTCGGTGGTATTATAGGTGCATCTTCAGGGAGTGATATATTTTTCACTCCACCTTTAGAGACGTACCTTTTCTTTCTTGTAACACTTCTTTTGAATCTTTACATAATTTACAGGGGAGTTTCTGCAGGTATTGAGAAGGTGGCGAAGTTTGCTATGCCCCTGATCTTCATAATGGCTATCATACTTGTTATAAGAGTTTTCACACTTACATCTCCAGATGGAAGAAACTTCCTTGATGGACTTGGTTTCCTCTGGAATCCTGATTTCTCAGCATTAAAGGATCCTAAGGTATGGCTTGCGGCAGCTGGACAGATATTTTTCACTCTAAGTATAGGTTTTGGGGCTATACTTACATACGCTTCATATCTTAAACCTAAAAGTGATGTTGCTTTAAACGGTCTTGCATCAGCATCTGTTAATGAGTTTGCAGAGGTTATTCTTGGTGGTTCAATAGCTATAACAGCATCTGTTATATTTTTCGGGATTGCGGGAACACAGTATATAGCATCAGAGGGAGCGTTTAATCTTGGTTTTATGGCTCTACCTGCTATATTTGCAAACATACCTTACGGTGCATTCTTTGGCTTTCTATGGTTTTTACTTTTATTCTTTGCAGGTATAACATCTTCTATAGCGCTTATGCAGCCTGCCATGGCATTCCTTGAAGATGAGTTTGGTTTGTCAAGGGATAGAGCTGTTAAATATCTTGGAGCTTTTCTATTTGTTTCTTCACATATACCTATATTTTTAAAGGGAGCTTTAGATGAGCTTGATTTCTGGGTTGGAACCTTTGCCCTTGTGATATTTGCACTTTTTGAGGTTATAACTTTTGTATGGATACTTGGTATCCCCCAGCTGAGTGAGAAATTGCAGGAAAAGTCTTTATTATCAAAAATCTTTATCGTTTTAAAACATTCACCTGAGTATGCCTGGAAAGAGCTTAACAGGTATGCTGATATAAAGATCCCAAGGATTTTTTATTACATCCTGTCCTATATAGCTCCATTATTTTTGATAGTTATACTTTTATGGTGGTTTGTTACGACGCTTCCAGCAAAGTTTATACCTGAACATATAAACGGCTGGATAGCAAGGCTGTTCATACTTTTCGTTTTCATTCTTGGTGTTGTTCTCGTTAAAAAATCATGGGAGAGAAAGTATGGAAGGACATCTTCTTAA
- a CDS encoding FtsX-like permease family protein, which translates to MPLYIRIAIRYLMSLKTKALSFMTVISLLGIVVGVAALLITLAVMSGFLWGIKKKILETSPHIVIFKISGNFTEYREFPEKYLKGISEIVDYQPFVYSQALASKDSTVISVTVRGVPPEKDRRILGIDKKIIAGSYDSIKDDRNVIIGKDVALALNVWIGDSITLTSPFGRKTPLGYIPKVKKVYVGGIIDFGMYEYDSTYIGMNLESAQRFFDMKDSVTGIQLKIDDPYKAALVKSKLEEKIHFPYLVRSWMDLNKSLFQALELEKLAMFLVLALIVLVASFNISSLLITKAREKRKDIGILKTIGADSRFIMKIFLWQGLIIGITGTAIGLVIGLTVIHFGDTYHLIKLNPEVYMMEYLPLKIGFIDILAVSVASMLICFVSSVIPAYMASKEIPSEVLRYE; encoded by the coding sequence ATGCCGCTTTATATTAGGATAGCCATCAGATATCTTATGTCACTGAAAACCAAAGCCCTCTCATTTATGACTGTGATATCCCTTCTTGGTATTGTTGTTGGTGTTGCAGCGCTTCTTATAACACTTGCAGTTATGAGCGGTTTTCTCTGGGGAATAAAGAAAAAGATTCTTGAGACATCTCCCCATATTGTTATCTTTAAGATATCAGGTAATTTTACAGAGTACAGGGAATTTCCAGAGAAGTATCTTAAAGGAATTTCTGAGATAGTGGATTACCAGCCTTTTGTATACTCCCAGGCTCTAGCATCTAAAGACTCAACGGTTATATCTGTGACTGTGAGAGGTGTTCCACCTGAAAAGGACAGAAGAATACTTGGGATTGATAAAAAGATAATAGCTGGAAGCTATGACAGTATAAAAGATGATAGGAATGTTATCATAGGAAAGGATGTTGCCCTTGCACTAAATGTATGGATAGGTGACAGTATAACCCTCACATCTCCTTTTGGAAGGAAGACACCACTTGGTTATATACCTAAGGTAAAAAAGGTCTATGTAGGGGGGATAATCGATTTTGGTATGTACGAGTATGACTCAACATATATAGGTATGAATCTTGAGTCAGCACAGAGATTCTTTGATATGAAAGATTCTGTAACGGGAATACAGCTTAAGATAGATGATCCTTATAAAGCAGCTTTGGTGAAATCAAAGCTTGAGGAAAAAATACACTTCCCATATTTAGTCCGTTCGTGGATGGATCTGAACAAAAGTCTTTTTCAGGCTTTAGAGCTTGAGAAGCTTGCCATGTTTTTAGTCCTCGCACTTATAGTTCTTGTAGCATCCTTTAATATATCAAGCCTCCTTATAACGAAGGCGAGAGAGAAGAGAAAGGATATAGGAATTCTGAAAACGATAGGTGCAGACAGCAGATTTATAATGAAGATATTTCTATGGCAGGGTCTCATTATAGGGATAACAGGAACAGCGATAGGTCTTGTAATAGGTCTTACAGTTATACATTTTGGAGACACCTACCATCTTATAAAGCTGAATCCTGAGGTTTATATGATGGAATACCTTCCGCTGAAGATAGGTTTTATAGATATCCTGGCAGTCTCTGTAGCATCAATGTTGATATGTTTTGTTTCCTCTGTGATACCTGCCTATATGGCATCAAAGGAAATACCCTCGGAAGTGCTGAGATATGAGTAG
- a CDS encoding GTP-binding protein, with the protein MGEKGKNQIKIVVAGPYAAGKTQFINTVSEIQTVQTEAKTTKSDEKTVKNHTTVAMDFGRITIDDNHVLYLFGTPGQERFDFMWDILGKGMVGLVVLVDSTDPSTFHEARKIINYFESRYPAPFVVGCNKQDLKGAWDPQDIRIALDLNDDVKVLPLVALSKESVKNILLELLEEIAKHI; encoded by the coding sequence ATGGGAGAAAAAGGAAAAAACCAGATAAAAATCGTGGTGGCAGGTCCCTACGCTGCTGGAAAAACACAGTTCATAAACACCGTAAGTGAGATCCAGACAGTCCAGACAGAGGCAAAAACGACAAAGTCAGACGAAAAAACGGTTAAGAATCACACAACCGTTGCTATGGATTTTGGAAGGATAACTATTGATGACAATCATGTACTTTATCTTTTTGGTACACCTGGACAGGAAAGGTTTGATTTTATGTGGGATATACTCGGAAAGGGTATGGTTGGTCTCGTTGTTCTTGTTGACAGTACTGACCCTTCAACATTCCACGAAGCTAGAAAGATCATAAACTACTTTGAAAGTAGATATCCTGCACCATTTGTTGTTGGATGTAATAAACAGGATCTTAAAGGTGCGTGGGATCCTCAGGATATAAGAATAGCCCTTGATCTTAATGATGATGTAAAGGTTCTCCCCCTTGTTGCTCTAAGTAAGGAGAGTGTTAAAAATATACTTCTTGAGCTTTTAGAGGAGATAGCAAAACATATCTAG
- the ndk gene encoding nucleoside-diphosphate kinase — protein sequence MSVERTLMLVKPDAVRRNLEGKIIAHVQEKGFKLVALKKLKLTKEQAQQFYIVHKDRPFYDELCEFMSSGPIVAMVWEGENAISRIREIMGATNPEEAEEGTLRKLYGTNVGENAVHGSDSPESAKVEIPFFFSRLEIVE from the coding sequence ATGTCGGTGGAAAGGACGCTTATGCTTGTCAAACCTGACGCAGTAAGAAGAAATCTTGAAGGAAAGATTATAGCTCATGTTCAGGAGAAAGGTTTTAAGCTTGTTGCACTGAAAAAGCTTAAGCTTACAAAAGAACAGGCTCAACAGTTCTATATCGTCCATAAGGACAGACCTTTTTATGATGAACTCTGTGAGTTTATGTCTTCAGGACCTATTGTTGCTATGGTATGGGAAGGAGAGAATGCTATATCAAGAATAAGGGAGATAATGGGCGCAACAAATCCTGAGGAAGCTGAAGAGGGAACGTTAAGAAAGTTATATGGAACTAATGTAGGGGAAAATGCTGTTCATGGATCAGACTCACCGGAGTCTGCCAAAGTTGAGATACCATTCTTCTTCAGCAGGTTAGAGATTGTTGAGTAA
- a CDS encoding roadblock/LC7 domain-containing protein produces MADKFSDVLQTVVRDSGSDGAILVSTDGLAIASVLPEDVDEDRVAAMGAAILSLGERVTAELEKGELEQLYVKGSKGYMIFTGIKDLAVLGVLAPSNAKLGLLLMEIKRAAKKIEELLG; encoded by the coding sequence ATGGCTGATAAATTTAGCGATGTTCTTCAAACTGTAGTCAGAGATTCTGGTTCTGATGGGGCGATTCTTGTAAGTACTGACGGTCTGGCTATTGCATCTGTTTTACCTGAGGATGTTGATGAGGATAGGGTTGCGGCTATGGGGGCAGCTATACTCTCTCTTGGTGAAAGGGTTACAGCCGAACTGGAAAAGGGTGAACTTGAACAGCTTTATGTTAAAGGTTCAAAAGGTTATATGATATTTACAGGTATAAAGGACCTTGCAGTATTAGGGGTACTTGCACCATCAAATGCAAAATTAGGATTACTCCTTATGGAGATAAAAAGGGCGGCTAAAAAGATTGAAGAGCTATTAGGGTAA
- a CDS encoding DUF4388 domain-containing protein → MAITGTLEVFNFIDIFQILKKDKKNGILVVEDNKKNLAVYFKDGDIVYIRDVPKVFYIYLDVDFSQVMKKENIKKEDLYRMLVARLPILLAIKKGKFSFTSGFIKYSDDIKPLVPVEKIIMYLSRQLTENEVERKISDMKLVFEKTENWESIAKNAHLTNIEKKILALIDGERSVEKIMEEAKVNKLTLQRVLYGFLAAGIIQRKKKVKRKIGFDLTKNLLSKIIARIKGL, encoded by the coding sequence ATGGCAATTACCGGAACGCTTGAAGTATTTAATTTTATTGACATTTTTCAGATTTTAAAAAAGGATAAAAAAAACGGTATCCTGGTAGTTGAGGACAATAAGAAAAATCTTGCCGTTTACTTCAAAGATGGGGATATAGTTTATATCAGGGATGTTCCTAAGGTCTTTTATATATACCTTGATGTTGATTTTTCTCAGGTAATGAAAAAGGAGAATATAAAAAAAGAAGATCTCTACAGGATGCTTGTCGCAAGACTTCCTATTCTACTTGCAATTAAAAAGGGAAAGTTCTCTTTCACATCAGGTTTTATAAAGTACTCAGACGATATAAAGCCTCTCGTTCCCGTTGAAAAGATAATAATGTATCTAAGCCGTCAGCTTACCGAAAATGAGGTTGAAAGAAAGATATCCGATATGAAGCTTGTCTTTGAAAAAACTGAAAACTGGGAGAGTATAGCAAAGAATGCACATCTAACAAATATAGAAAAGAAGATACTTGCTTTAATAGATGGGGAGAGATCTGTAGAAAAGATCATGGAAGAGGCAAAGGTAAATAAACTCACACTCCAGAGAGTTCTCTACGGTTTTCTGGCAGCAGGAATTATACAGAGGAAGAAAAAGGTAAAAAGAAAGATAGGGTTTGATCTAACTAAAAATTTACTGAGTAAAATAATAGCAAGGATAAAAGGATTATAA
- a CDS encoding ATP-dependent Clp protease ATP-binding subunit: MFEKFTERARKVILNAREKALEYRSNYLGSEHLLLSLLEEEDIPVLVLSRFGLTVDKVKRTLTSQMVHGSHSGEVLFAPDAKRVLEFAVEEARILHHQFVGPEHLLIGIVREKTGLGGRVLRGFGIDEYSIRREILQILGEIPPQEQVKQVPTPNIDRFSRDLTALAREGKLDPVIGRDKEIDRVIQILSRRRKNNPVLIGEPGVGKTSIVEGLAQRIANKEVPETLQSKRIVALDLAALVAGTKYRGQFEERLKNILKELEKAPYIILFIDELHTLVGAGAAEGSIDASNMLKPALARGEIQVIGATTIDEYRKYIEKDGALERRFQPVLVEPPTPEDTVKILMGLKKKFEEFHEVEYTKDAVEKAVEYSVKYITERQLPDKAIDLIDEAGAWVRIREMELPPKLKKIEDKIRKIEEEKAKAAKEQDYEKAAKLRDEELKLRAKFETLKAEWKEKRKVKKPKVKDQDIALVVAKWTGIPVARLTETQAEKLLHIEEELHKRVVDQSEAIEAIAKAIRRNSVGLKGTHRPIGVFMFLGPTGVGKTETAKALAEYLFGTEEALIRFDMSEYMEKHTVSRLVGAPPGYVGYEEGGQLTEAVRRRPYSVILFDEIEKAHPDVFNIFLQIFDDGRLTDSFGRVVDFSNTIIIMTSNLGARLILESNRLGFERSTGMLEYNEMKKNVLQQVKKHFSPEFLNRLDEIIVFKPLDKEVIKGIIDIQLKEINKRLKEWGITVKLTKKFVEYLIEKEFRPEFGARSIKRALQSLVEDLLAEEILKGKITEGSVAEVTVKKDGQVGIKVKRPKTQKKAKKKEVAAT; encoded by the coding sequence ATGTTTGAAAAATTTACGGAAAGAGCAAGAAAAGTAATACTGAATGCGAGAGAGAAGGCATTAGAATATAGAAGCAATTACCTGGGCAGTGAACATCTGCTCCTTTCTCTACTTGAGGAAGAGGACATTCCTGTTCTTGTTCTTTCAAGATTTGGTCTTACTGTTGACAAGGTAAAAAGAACCCTTACATCACAGATGGTTCACGGATCACACTCAGGTGAGGTTCTTTTTGCTCCTGATGCGAAGAGAGTTCTTGAGTTTGCCGTTGAAGAGGCCAGAATACTTCACCACCAGTTTGTAGGGCCTGAACATCTCCTTATCGGGATAGTCCGTGAGAAGACAGGTCTTGGCGGTAGAGTTTTAAGAGGTTTTGGTATAGATGAGTACTCAATAAGAAGGGAGATACTCCAGATACTTGGAGAGATACCACCTCAGGAGCAGGTGAAACAGGTTCCTACACCTAATATAGACAGATTCAGCAGAGATCTTACAGCTCTTGCAAGGGAAGGAAAGCTTGATCCTGTTATAGGAAGGGATAAGGAGATAGACAGGGTTATACAGATACTCTCAAGAAGAAGAAAGAACAACCCTGTTCTTATAGGTGAGCCAGGTGTAGGTAAAACATCAATTGTTGAAGGTCTCGCCCAGAGAATAGCAAATAAGGAAGTACCTGAGACATTACAGTCTAAAAGAATTGTTGCTCTTGATCTTGCTGCCCTTGTTGCAGGAACAAAGTACAGAGGACAGTTTGAAGAAAGGCTTAAGAATATACTTAAAGAGCTTGAAAAAGCACCTTACATAATACTTTTCATAGATGAGCTTCATACACTTGTAGGAGCAGGAGCAGCTGAAGGTTCAATAGATGCATCAAATATGTTAAAACCGGCTCTTGCAAGGGGAGAGATACAGGTTATAGGAGCAACAACAATAGATGAGTACAGAAAGTACATAGAGAAGGATGGAGCACTTGAGAGAAGATTCCAGCCAGTTCTTGTAGAGCCTCCTACACCTGAAGATACTGTAAAGATACTTATGGGTCTGAAGAAGAAGTTTGAGGAGTTCCACGAGGTTGAGTACACAAAGGATGCTGTTGAAAAGGCTGTTGAGTACTCAGTTAAGTATATAACAGAAAGACAGCTGCCAGATAAGGCTATAGATCTGATAGATGAGGCTGGAGCATGGGTGAGAATAAGGGAGATGGAACTTCCTCCTAAGCTCAAAAAGATAGAGGACAAGATAAGAAAGATAGAGGAAGAAAAGGCTAAAGCTGCAAAAGAGCAGGATTATGAAAAAGCTGCAAAACTGAGAGATGAAGAGCTGAAACTGAGGGCTAAGTTTGAGACATTAAAGGCTGAATGGAAGGAGAAAAGGAAGGTTAAAAAACCTAAGGTTAAAGATCAGGATATAGCACTGGTTGTTGCAAAATGGACTGGAATACCTGTTGCAAGACTAACAGAGACACAGGCAGAGAAACTGTTACATATAGAGGAAGAGCTACACAAAAGGGTTGTTGATCAGTCTGAGGCTATAGAAGCAATAGCAAAGGCTATAAGAAGAAACAGTGTTGGTCTGAAAGGAACACACAGACCTATAGGTGTGTTTATGTTCCTCGGTCCAACAGGTGTTGGTAAGACTGAAACAGCTAAGGCCCTTGCTGAGTATCTGTTTGGAACTGAAGAGGCACTTATAAGGTTTGATATGTCTGAGTATATGGAAAAACATACAGTATCAAGGCTTGTTGGAGCACCTCCAGGATATGTTGGGTATGAGGAAGGAGGTCAGCTTACAGAAGCTGTGAGAAGAAGACCTTACTCAGTGATACTTTTTGATGAGATAGAGAAAGCACATCCCGATGTGTTTAACATATTCCTCCAGATATTTGATGATGGAAGACTTACAGACTCTTTTGGAAGGGTTGTTGATTTCAGCAATACTATAATAATCATGACTTCTAACCTTGGAGCAAGACTTATACTTGAATCAAACAGACTTGGATTTGAAAGATCAACAGGAATGCTTGAATACAACGAGATGAAGAAGAATGTTCTCCAGCAGGTTAAGAAACATTTCAGCCCCGAGTTCCTTAACAGACTTGACGAGATAATAGTATTCAAGCCTCTGGACAAAGAAGTTATAAAAGGTATAATTGATATTCAGCTTAAGGAAATAAACAAAAGGTTAAAGGAATGGGGCATAACTGTAAAACTTACGAAGAAGTTCGTAGAGTATCTGATAGAGAAAGAGTTCAGACCGGAATTTGGAGCAAGAAGTATAAAGAGAGCCCTCCAGTCACTTGTAGAGGATCTTTTAGCGGAAGAGATACTGAAAGGGAAGATAACAGAAGGCTCTGTGGCAGAAGTTACTGTGAAGAAGGATGGTCAGGTTGGAATAAAGGTAAAAAGACCAAAAACACAGAAAAAAGCGAAGAAAAAAGAAGTAGCAGCAACATAA
- a CDS encoding amidohydrolase: MERADLILTDISYILTMDENLTEYRDADIAIKDKKIIAIGEGIKNRYYGKTIVCKGKIAIPGLINTHTHAAMTLLRGYGSDNPLKVWLEEYIWPVEGKFVSYDFVKDGTKIAVYEMLRNGITTFVDMYFYENAVADVINEAGIRGVLSTGILDFPTPGAKTPDEGIEKTVSFIKEYSGEYVYPAIGPHAPYTCSPETLKKCMDVAEKYDILFHIHISETEFEVATVKEKYGKTPVEHLDSIGVLNDRVLAAHMVHPTEIEIEILSKRGVKVSHCPESNLKLASGVAPVPEMLKAGVTVSIGTDGTASNDDLDIIGEISTAAKLHKGISKDPTVLNAKEALLMATREGAKAVRMEDRIGSIETGKLADIVLIDATQPHLNPLFDPYTQIVHSSRGSDVDTVIVGGEIKVLNKEVLPLCRDEIMEIAERWKKRITES; encoded by the coding sequence TTGGAAAGGGCTGATCTCATACTTACAGATATATCGTATATCTTAACAATGGACGAGAACCTTACAGAGTATAGAGATGCTGATATCGCTATAAAAGATAAAAAGATAATCGCAATAGGTGAAGGTATCAAAAACAGGTATTACGGTAAAACGATTGTATGTAAAGGGAAGATAGCCATACCAGGTCTTATAAATACACATACACACGCAGCCATGACACTTCTCAGAGGGTACGGAAGTGATAATCCTTTAAAGGTATGGCTTGAGGAGTATATATGGCCCGTTGAAGGTAAGTTTGTAAGTTACGATTTTGTGAAGGATGGGACAAAGATAGCCGTTTACGAGATGCTGAGGAATGGGATAACAACATTTGTTGATATGTATTTCTATGAGAACGCTGTTGCTGATGTTATAAATGAAGCTGGGATAAGAGGGGTTTTATCAACAGGGATTCTTGACTTTCCCACACCTGGAGCAAAAACTCCAGATGAAGGGATTGAGAAAACTGTATCTTTTATAAAAGAGTACTCAGGAGAGTATGTATACCCTGCAATAGGTCCACACGCTCCATACACTTGCTCGCCGGAAACACTTAAGAAATGTATGGATGTGGCGGAGAAATACGACATACTTTTCCATATACATATATCTGAAACCGAGTTTGAAGTAGCAACAGTAAAGGAAAAATACGGGAAAACACCTGTTGAACATCTTGACAGTATAGGTGTTTTAAATGATAGAGTCCTTGCTGCACATATGGTTCATCCTACAGAGATAGAGATAGAGATACTCTCAAAAAGGGGTGTGAAGGTTTCCCACTGTCCTGAGAGCAATCTTAAACTCGCCTCAGGTGTCGCTCCTGTTCCTGAGATGTTAAAGGCAGGTGTTACTGTATCTATAGGAACAGATGGAACAGCATCAAATGACGATCTTGATATTATAGGGGAGATATCAACAGCAGCTAAACTGCATAAAGGGATATCAAAAGACCCAACTGTTTTAAACGCTAAAGAAGCTCTTTTAATGGCTACAAGGGAAGGGGCAAAAGCTGTAAGAATGGAAGACAGGATAGGGAGCATAGAAACAGGAAAACTTGCTGATATAGTCCTGATTGATGCTACACAGCCACATCTAAACCCGTTATTTGATCCTTATACACAGATAGTTCATTCATCGAGAGGATCGGATGTTGATACTGTTATAGTAGGTGGTGAGATAAAGGTTTTAAATAAGGAAGTTCTGCCTTTATGCAGAGATGAGATAATGGAAATAGCGGAAAGATGGAAGAAAAGAATAACAGAAAGCTAG